A region of the Phaseolus vulgaris cultivar G19833 chromosome 11, P. vulgaris v2.0, whole genome shotgun sequence genome:
AGGTTGTGAGGGATTGATCTGTTCACTCAGTTTCTCTAATTGGTCATCGGTGAAAAGCTGTCTAAGAATGGCTCCACCAGTGTTTGAAGCACCACCAACTAGCCATTTATCATCAAGACGATGGCTGTACACCCCAAACCGAGAATCCTCAATTCTTGTGTTGCTGAGTAGTTTAATAGCTAGTGTTGAACCCAATGAAGTTACCTAATCAAGGACAGTATGAGAAACGAAGTTATAAAAAGAGACACAGTTGCATTGATAAGGAACATGATCTGCAAGTGTCAGATATGGTTTAGCAGAAACACTTCTTTTGCAAAATCATAATTGACTAAGTATTAGCACAGAAAAATTCCATTCTTGAAGCTAATAAGCTTCAACATTATTCTTAGATGCTAAACCGAATacaaaatcatgaaaaataCGAAGTTTCCAATTTAATTAGCAATCCATAAATGCAGCTTCCTATAAAACTGAAGTTGTATTTTGAGATAAAGAATAAGCAAagtaaaaaataagttaaaaagaAGATTACAGCTTTCCCAGGTTGAGTAGCACGAGCTGCAAGAAATGCAGCAATACTGTCGGTGGTTCCGGTGCATACAACACAACTCTTTTGAAAACCTGAAAGGATGTGGATCATACATGATTTTGAACTTTATAGCAGTAAGATTTTAATCAGGATGTTTAAGGAGACTCTGATGTATATCACTACACCAAATAGCACAAACACATACAAAAACAATGATGTGCTACTTGGATACCAAATTTATTAGAAGCCAAATTGGAAGCATTGTTTCAAATCTCAAGAAGGCACTAGTCTGAAGAGAAAACAACACCCAGATAAGGTTGTACATAACGAATTGGAAGGACAAAAAAACCTTATTAATTGCGTCCTAGTAACGAACAAGTGCCTTGAGTGTACTCAAGAAGTATTCAATACACTCTACTAAAGGTTCAAACTAATTAAAAAGGCAACAATTTTTATGTTGCCTATCAGATATgctttattttttcaataaataatcaATAATCTATATCCCCCCAACCAACGTCCCTAAAGTTAGAATTGCCAAATTAATAATAAGGTTTTAGCCATACAAGTgtaatttagttttataaaaggTATTAAGCACTGAACTTTAAACTTAACCTTATAAAACCGgttcataaaataatatttgcactcacttatatactatgcaATATCTCTATctcgtgagactatatatttatgggttcTCTAACACACATGTCACAAAGACCCTCCAATCTGTACTTTTGTTAGGGGATATAATCTAAACAACTTTGAtaacatattaagaagtgaactttaagtacaattcaaccttataaaactgatttataaatttaacacttacttatatacaataacaTGTTGTTATTTCTAATCGATTTAAGATCTACAACAGAATTCACAAAAGGACTCCTTAGATACAGATTACGCAATCAATGTATAAAGAAAACATACCATATTTATTTCCAATTTCCTCCTTTAGACGAGCAATCGGAGTTCCAGGAGCAAGAACTGAAGGTAAAAGATGATAATATGGTTGAGAGATTAACCATGAAGGATAGGAGTCCATTTCAGGATCATAGCCAACCTGCAAAACATAGAAAATGGTCAAAATTGCAACATAGACATAAATCTCCTAGCTGTGAAAAACACAATGGTGATAGACTTATTAAATGATGCCTTGAGAGCATTATTATAATCTGTAACTCCAAGCTTTCCATGAAGAAGCCACAAAAGCCAATCTGCTTGGTGCAACAAGAGAGCTGGTTTTTTATCCGAACCAACATGATTCCACCAAGAGACAAGTTTACACAGAGTGGACGACCCAGTGCAAACCGTATGGTTTGGAGGAGCAAAAGACTTCACCATTGGTAATGCATCAGAACAACTCTCATTGTAAAGAAAAGGTCTCCACAACGGTTCCCCTGTGTAACTGCAACACCAGATTCCACAGAATTCAGATACACAATCttcaataaaattcaaattaacacaaaggaatcaaataaaataaaaaagtgcaGGTCAATACTCATGCACCTATCAACAATGATAGTAGTGGCAGAAGTCCCATCAATGGAAATAGACACAACATGTTTGCGAATGTCAATTGGGACATCTTCAAGCAGAGAAAACAGTGTCTCCTTCCATGAACGTACCCAATCATGTGACTCACCATTCTTTCTAGACAAGACAAACAGAAATCTCAGCCTACCATAGCAGTACTAGTAGTAGAAATTAATAATTGCACAAACCTTCATTTCAGTGGCAATTTCATATTATTTGTTACTGAAAATCTCCATGTTAAACACAGAATGAATTCAATTCATCATCTGCTAGAAAATTGAAACGGGAAATATAATAATACCATGTACAAGGGGTACTCTCTCTTTGCCTCAGCTTGAATTGCCCCATCTTTGTCGATTATGGCAAACCTGGCACCAGATGTGCCAAAATCAAACCCCAGATAGAGTCTTGCTACTTCTGCATTCTGATTTTTCTGGTTACCAAGGGACATTGACACTGCTCTTTGTTTTCTTACCTTATTACATAACCCATTCCCTGTGAGAATAGGTTCAAAGTATGATTACACTATAATGAATATGAGGGAATTGAAGAAATAGCAGTTGATAATTGCTATGTTCAAGAAAGATCATATACCACGTTTTTGCCTTTGGATTGATGGCAAAGATGCAAAAACGGAACTTGCTTGATGGGTTATTGAAATTGTGCCAACCATGTTGAACTCTTCTTAGCATCTTCTACCATTATCCAGGGATAAGGTGCTGAGAAACAAAACATGGTGGCAATTGGCAAAGCCACTccacataaaattaattaattaaaaagacAGTAATAAACCTCAtagtgtgttttttttattggttaaAAATTACCAAaaactataaattaatttagtaaaataaaaaaatgttattgttaatttcataatttcccaaaaaattgttaaagttgaaatattattataaaaagcaAAATTTAAATACGGTATCATATTATAGAGATGTTGATCGTGTTGCcttaaatttaattacaaaaaatgaCACCAACAACtgttataataaattttgtcCATAAAACTGTGGTGATACTATCATGTCTTAAAATAAAAGTAGCAAATAATGTTCCTAAAATTTGTCCTTAATAATTAGCATTGCTGCGATTTCTTGATGTAAAAAGTTGCAAAAGAATGTAAATTGTGTTTATAGGTCTTTTCTTACTATAACTCCATAATTTTTTTCGACACTTCctagtttttaaaatatcaaaattatattgtattttattattattttgaaaatatatttttaattctataattcaaattatgttttttaaaaacatatattttggacagaatatattttttttcttaaaaataaattataaattctataatctaaaatatgttTCTATAATGAAACATTATGACCGTACAATCTGaatttttttggaaaatatctccaaattttataattttgaatatatttttaaagattaaatgaTATTTTGTCTAATTTATGGGGTGTTAGAAGAAATTAagggggtgcagaaagaaaatgtaaaattgTTATCATGGTTGAAGGCCCATTGGGTAGCTTAAATGTCTTGCAATTGCTTTGTTTTTTGTGTGTTGGTtttgaaataagaaaaaaaatattgaaaacttTAATGGGCCGGACGGCTCTTTTTTTCTATAATGATTCCAAGGACCCATACAATAAAACTTTGCCATAAAGTAGAGGAATAGAAGCAAATTTTATACCCAGGAAAGAACAATTTTAAGGAtatttcttcatgcacctctatattttttgaaatatcataattatttttgataattttggttgattctAGAATAAAAATTCCGTAAGCAAAAGGTGTTTGTAGAATAAGAATTCTAAGCAAAGTGTGTTTTCAGAATAGGAAATCCAGAAGACAAAAAACTATTCTGGAATATCCTTTCTGAAACacatttttgtaattttcaaAATGGTAAATCTGGAATTCATAAAATTTATTCCCAAAAAATATGTTCTAGAGATATTTcggaaaaactttttgaaagtcatttttaaaagggGTAAAATGGTCTTTTCGAAAAATAATGGGGTGCAGAAAGCCATATGTGGGGGTGCAAGAGAAACACCCTAATCTTAAACGCTCTTGGTACACCAATACCCAATTGAACATTCCATGCGTGAAAAGAATAGAAAAGGAATATTGAAAGAAGTATGTTGTGTTAACTGAAGGCATTTATCGTATTTACACAATTATGTATACATCGCATGTTTAAAGCTATTTAGTTTAGTATTAGTAGTAATACCTAAAATAAGCACACTCTTATTCTAGCAATAGAAATTTCAGGTGAAATTGCACAGTGGCCACAAAAGTACTACCACTACTATAATGTACTAGGATAGGGCAGGGAATTGTAATAAAAACTGAAGAAACCATGACCTCTTGTTCCGTGACCAATAAAACCAATATTGCCACAAAACATGAAAACTGAATTGGAAATTCGAATCATGAAACATTACTATCCTAGTTCAGCATGATGTCCCACTTACACGTGAATCTTCGTTTCAGTTTAAGCAACTTATTTGTTTAAATATCTTAAAATTTAAGTTCATTTACATATTATATTGTTCTCACTTTAAGTTCGAAAGATAACGTTAGAATCAATCATTGTATTTGAGATATTGTCCACTTTGAAGATTGGTGTTCcgtttttatctttaaaatacaTTTCGATAAGTTGTGATATGAGgaaatatttaaattgttattgATCTCGATTCCTAAACAATATGAGACTATATTAACATTATCCGAACATATATTTTTTAGCCTACTAAcatagtattattattttgtagtAATGAATGTGAAGTGAATGTGATACAAGTAACTAGCTTCTGGTCACCGTCAGAGGCACAGCCAAAATAAGGACCACAAACAATAAAAAAGGTTACCCTTATCATCGTGCATGTGCCATAAAGCTAACAACATCCACTCAAGGTGGAGTGAAGTGCCCCAAAGAGAAAATCAATTTCTTAGCCTTGTATTCTTTGCCTGTACTCTTTCACACCCAGAATATATACATAGAGACAGAGACAccaatcatgaaaaactttgcccatatatattttactttaaatatttacaGTCAAAAATATAACATGGCTGGTGGACTTTTAAagtttagatttaaaatttacttcttaatatggtatcagagttatTTAAAGTATATTCTAACGTGTATTAGTTGAACTTTTCAAGTCATCCGTTGTTAAACCGTTATCGGATcattcataatatatagttttaaCGTGAGGAaaatgtgttggagatctcatgTCGACTAGAGACTAAGACATTACAAGTGAGTGCAAATCTCACTTTATAAGTCATGTTGATTTAAGCTTacaattcacttcttaataaaattgattaaaaataaaataaatatttataatatataaatgtaaatttCTCTAAggtgattttataaattattaacatgatttataaaatttgttagaCATCAACTATCTCCATAAACTTCTATTGTTTTTTTACCTTTTTGTTTATCATCTCTAATTGAATATTTTCATTAAGGCTACATGCACGGTGGTTGTTGGTTAGTTGAAACAAATCCATCTTTTCTAGCTTTTCATTATGATCCCAAATTTCCATCatacgttttttttttctctcttgttCTTCTGATTTTTAGGTTTGCTAATGGTCTTGCAAATTCGaaacaaaactaaaatattttgttaggAACGGTATCAACATCTAGTGACaccttttatattaaaaattaaatttgatataattaagaaaaaatataatgaaaaaatatttaatacttttaataCTTCAGCTTCTCACATCTCATTAACGAACTAGGTTACCACCGTAGACaatgaatgaaaaaatatttaatatttttaatatgttgGTCACTTGCAGCAATTTCCCTTTTCACTAACCTAATTTATATCATTGTTTTTAGATAtagttattgatatttaaagtattatATTTGATATCATGAGTAGATCTTTTTTAAGCTTAAATTCCACACAATTAAGGTAGTGTGTTACTTTCACGTAATTATCTTTCAAAACGCAGTGTGTGTGAATATAGTATATTCTTTAATTGTGCACCTAGATAGaactaata
Encoded here:
- the LOC137826307 gene encoding D-ribulose kinase, yielding MVGTISITHQASSVFASLPSIQRQKRGNGLCNKVRKQRAVSMSLGNQKNQNAEVARLYLGFDFGTSGARFAIIDKDGAIQAEAKREYPLYMNGESHDWVRSWKETLFSLLEDVPIDIRKHVVSISIDGTSATTIIVDSYTGEPLWRPFLYNESCSDALPMVKSFAPPNHTVCTGSSTLCKLVSWWNHVGSDKKPALLLHQADWLLWLLHGKLGVTDYNNALKVGYDPEMDSYPSWLISQPYYHLLPSVLAPGTPIARLKEEIGNKYGFQKSCVVCTGTTDSIAAFLAARATQPGKAVTSLGSTLAIKLLSNTRIEDSRFGVYSHRLDDKWLVGGASNTGGAILRQLFTDDQLEKLSEQINPSQPSLLDYYPLPKAGERFPVADPNLAPRIHPRPENDVEYLHGILESIARIEAKAYELLKELGATQVEEVFTAGGGARNEKWIKIRERVLGLPVSRANQTEAAYGAALLAKKGDQQNIFS